A section of the Sebastes fasciatus isolate fSebFas1 chromosome 21, fSebFas1.pri, whole genome shotgun sequence genome encodes:
- the lipib gene encoding lipase member H, with amino-acid sequence MAVGRMLPCRLLLGLLSLLCLGKGQEESGAGESCDNFTDLNLSHCFMGTSLYVRLLLYTRSNLDCGRELNHHRLSSQPLFNLLRPTAFVIHGYRPTGAPPIWIDHLVHLLTEQDDMNVIVVDWNKGAANLNYFTAVSYTREAAYNLTGFIMTMQEEGASLSSVHLIGVSLGAHLAGFVGANLKGKIGRITGLDPAGPMFTSSMPEERLDPSDAMFVDVLHTDMNSFGLRGAHGHIDFYANGGADQPGCPKTIFSGKSYFVCDHQRSVFLYLCSLNRTCSLTGYPCSSYGEFLEGRCLQCEAFKPASCPVLGYDVSQWRETLLRLGQTKVFFSTTATLPYRKLSYRVDMVTWNQYLRWGVVYIRLHNGRNFTEARIDQKLLRFEQYTSTRLLAQFDDDLQQVQKISMRINTGNVIGPRYKIRLLRIRITPLDRPERPLMCRFDIIMEENMEVAFRPLPCNSHL; translated from the exons GCCAGGAGGAAAGCGGGGCGGGCGAGTCCTGCGACAACTTCACCGACCTCAACCTGTCCCACTGCTTCATGGGAACCAGCCTGTACGTCCGGCTGCTGCTCTACACCCGCTCCAACCTCGACTGCGGCCGCGAGCTCAACCACCACCGCCTGTCCTCCCAGCCGCTCTTCAACCTGTTGCGCCCCACCGCCTTCGTCATCCACGGCTACCGGCCCACCGGAGCGCCCCCCATCTGGATAGACCACCTGGTCCACCTGCTGACCGAGCAGGACGACATGAACGTCATCGTGGTGGACTGGAACAAGGGGGCGGCCAACCTCAACTACTTCACCGCCGTCTCCTACACCAGGGAGGCGGCTTACAACCTGACCGGCTTCATCATGACCATGCAG gaggAAGGAGCCTCTCTGAGCTCAGTCCACCTCATCGGCGTCAGTCTGGGAGCTCACCTGGCTGGATTTGTGGGAGCAAACCTGAAGGGGAAGATCGGACGAATCACAG GTCTGGACCCAGCGGGGCCGATGTTCACCAGCTCCATGCCAGAGGAGAGGCTGGACCCTTCGGACGCCATGTTTGTGGACGTACTTCACACCGACATGAACT CATTTGGACTGAGAGGAGCTCACGGTCACATCGACTTCTACGCTAACGGTGGCGCCGACCAACCAGGGTGCCCCAAAACCATCTTCtcag GTAAATCTTATTTTGTGTGTGACCACCAGCGCTCGGTGTTTCTGTACCTGTGCTCTCTGAACCGGACCTGCAGCCTGACGGGTTACCCCTGCTCGTCCTACGGAGAGTTCCTGGAGGGGCGCTGTCTGCAGTGCGAGGCCTTTAAACCCGCGTCCTGCCCCGTGCTCG GTTACGATGTCAGCCAGTGGAGGGAGACTCTGCTGCGACTGGGACAGACCAAAGTCTTCTTCAGCACCACGGCGACGCTGCCCTACAGGA AGCTGAGCTACAGAGTGGACATGGTGACCTGGAACCAGTACCTCCGCTGGGGGGTCGTCTACATCCGGCTGCACAACGGCAGAAACTTCACAGAGGCCCGAATAGACCA GAAGCTCCTCCGGTTCGAGCAGTACACCTCCACGCGGCTGCTGGCCCAGTTCGATGACGATCTGCAGCAGGTCCAGAAGATCTCGATGCGCATCAACACCGGCAACGTGATCGGCCCTCGTTACAAAATCAGACTGCTGCGAATACGCATCACGCCGCTGGATCGTCCCGAGAG GCCTTTAATGTGCCGTTTCGACATCATCATGGAGGAGAACATGGAGGTGGCGTTTCGACCTTTACCCTGCAACTCTCACCTCTGA